GCGCTGGCCGTGTGGATATCGTCCTGCAAGGCAAGCGACGAAGGGGGAGATTGGTCCAAATGAACTCAGTCCCCTTAGCCATGAAACTTGGTTTCGCCAGACTATCCCTTTCTCAGTGAGCACAGCGGCAGGGGACGGTTTTTCCGGCGACTTTGCCTTCCTAGAGCAGCATACTCAAATCGTATTGCTGACGGATGGCGATGCAGCCGTCGCGATCGCGCCAGACTATCAAGGCCGAGTAAATACCAGCACGTTTGACCGCCACAGTGCCGTTCAAGGGCGGCTGCCCAACTGTGCACAACTCTTTCAACACATCGCACGACCTCAACATAGTACATTCGCTTCGCGGACGGTCAGGAGATGTACATCACCAGTCGTGGAGACAATGGGATTCTGTTCGAAGGCGAGAAGGGTCGCCTTTTCGTCAACTGGGGCGATATCGCCGGCAAGCCGATCGAAGAAGGTTGGGACAACGGAACGTACAGCGACGACGACCTGCGCGTGCTATACAAAGGCAATCCGCACGAGGGCCATAAAGATGACTCCTACCGCTGCGTGCGGGAAGTCGCGCTGCCGGTATCGGACGTCTTCTCTCACGTTCAAACTATGAACTCATGCCACCTGTCCAGCACAGCCGCTCGCTTAGGCCGAAGGATAGAATGGGACCCCGTGAGTGCGCAGATCGTCGGCGACGATCAGTCGGCTGCGCTCGTGGCACGCAAGTCGTTGCCCGGGTTCTCCATTGCGAACACCTAGTTTCCCCCGCCCAGCGTTGCGCGCGGCGAACGAACTCCTTAAGGCTTCCAGCACACGTTTGACAATAGTTTTGGACGTACTCCATAGCTAGGCCTTCCTCGCAGGTCGCTGCGGGGTGTCACGCCTGGCGAGTGCCTCAGAGAAACCGTATGCCCCCATATTCAATCTGCATCGCCGTTGTCGTGGCGACAGCCATGGCCGACACCGCGTTGAGCAAGACGGGAACCATTAGGGTGACGCGTGCAGCCGCAGGAGGCATCGGCGTCGAGCCGGGCGTCATGCGTCGGGATCCTAGTGACATCATCAAAGTCGATGATCGGTACTACGTCTGGTACTCGAAGGGCAAAGGTAGCTCGGGGTATGACGCAACGATCTGGTATGCGAGTTCGCTCGATGGACGCCACTGGACTGAGGAAGGGCAAGCCCTGGGGAGGGGCGGGCCCGACAGCTGGGAGGGGGCAAGCGTCTTTACGCCAAACATTCTTATCGCTGAGGGGCGCTATTGGTTGTTCTACACCGGAACCTCCAAAGCGTTTGTTCGGCCATTCAGACCCGACTCGAAGATTGGCGTGGCGGTCGCCGATTCCCCAGACGGCCCCTGGCAACGAATCCGGAGCAACCCCGTTCTGAGCAACAGCGACAATCGCGAAGAGTTCGATAGCCACTTGGTGGACGACGCATGCCTGATTGTGCGGGATGGCAGATACTGGCTGTACTACAAGGGGCGTCAACTCGGCAAATCACCTCATCAGACCAAGATGGGGCTGGCCATCGCTGATCAGCCACAAGGCCCTTACGTCAAGCACGAGTCGAATCCAGTAATCCCTGGAAACCACGCGGTGCTGGCTTGGCCACAGGAGGGCGGTGTAGCTGCGATGATCGACCGTGTCGGGCCTAGAGAGATCACCAACTCGATCCTGTTTGCAACGGACGGCGTCAACTTCTCGAAGACTCATTCCGTGATTGATGGGCCGGTTGCAGGCGGCGCCTACCGGCCTGAGGCGTTCACAGACTCCGGCGCAGGCGCGCGTCCAGTCTGGGGCGTGGAGATTCGTCACAAGAAGCCGCAGCTCCCGTGCATTGGTCGATTCGATTTGGAAGAAGAATGAAAGCAGTACACTCCCTACTAGTTGGTGTTTTGGCTCTCGCACGGCTATCGTTGGCCGCCGATCCAGCGGAGCTATACCGTGAACTGATTCCGGAAGATAAACGCCTCGACCCCACTTGGATCGAATCGCTGACCGAACGGGGACACGCACTGGATCGGGGGATCTCTGGTTCGAAGAAAGATAACACCCTGAAGTACATTGGTATGCCAGTTGGCGGAATCGCTTGCGGCACGCTAATCATGGACGGGGCTGGCCAGCTCTACTCCTGGGATATCTTTCGCGGGAGACCATTGGGCGTGGTCAAGCAAGAGATCCCACTGCCAGAGGGCTATCAAGGGTTCCGCAACGGGCGGATTAAGAAGATGCGCCCGCTCGACGGGGCGAACTACATGAACCCGCCGACTTTCGATCAGTTTGCTCCGCCCGTACAGCAAGGATTCAAGCTAAC
This genomic interval from Posidoniimonas corsicana contains the following:
- a CDS encoding family 43 glycosylhydrolase, which translates into the protein MADTALSKTGTIRVTRAAAGGIGVEPGVMRRDPSDIIKVDDRYYVWYSKGKGSSGYDATIWYASSLDGRHWTEEGQALGRGGPDSWEGASVFTPNILIAEGRYWLFYTGTSKAFVRPFRPDSKIGVAVADSPDGPWQRIRSNPVLSNSDNREEFDSHLVDDACLIVRDGRYWLYYKGRQLGKSPHQTKMGLAIADQPQGPYVKHESNPVIPGNHAVLAWPQEGGVAAMIDRVGPREITNSILFATDGVNFSKTHSVIDGPVAGGAYRPEAFTDSGAGARPVWGVEIRHKKPQLPCIGRFDLEEE